In Microbacterium foliorum, the following proteins share a genomic window:
- a CDS encoding tetratricopeptide repeat protein, with translation MTRPQKRFTQLIEEIDRTPWGPAEQALVADAVALAVELGDERLEYEARMRQTASANMNGATDVMLNSFAWCLARHDADPQRFPADLEYGGADLMWQFKWMASSLRSSPAFSVEQIAAVLDDMETHYRAAGLGMSGVLTARFEDAWDAGRIDDAEALRVQLEATPRDDHSHCDACGRSQFAGFFAETDRDAEAIRLVEEMLEGGFSCGEEPEHALSRVLVPYLRAGRLDEAKSAHLRSYRLAKDNPDNLRIVANNIVFAALTGNEARALAQVERHIAWLAHDGLNVDAHFAALAAFAFALDRVTAAGHGDAPVRGADSPALTAFFGEHDGTWGAAELAAAAWAAAERIGSEFDRRDGTEGHARSLARLRALADEHYDVPIRSDAFAAAPDSTTPGDPDAWFDRVMDLAQFGAEHETLQALPHALGVEDPSKLAQLMSMRLGILIALDRADEAADLLPARIDALRAAGLDAQAELEQRLGLATFGLNTADAAAALEDELANAHSLPAWSRGDVAISRASLHMQADEADAALDMAEIAARAFADADDVRLSNTTTLVAIAAVLQKGDIEAASALLDRFLAQDDLSVGHRAQALQTRARVRGGSEDYEEGAADADEASRLLAGLGATTALATAHLLAGALWEDAGDPEKAVARYRVTSRLVAQEGGDQAGADFRLARAMLAAGDAEVAAELFGQVLEREEQSEVPAASRAMTASLLARALGSAGEFGQAVGAFGYAADLFGEAEEHADQAMALTERAKILARFDEHDEAIESLETASEIVRRAPEAIGALADVLHNLGQAYSAKQDDRAFALFDEVAALAQEHEAGWLLADVTDSRGRALAQFGRIDEAVAAALTAADGFAGIGDAGSAGGSELFAARLLAGDDRAADAVPIYRSALEHAVDHAPLRQVSALELGNVLESLGRQVEAAEVRALIES, from the coding sequence ATGACACGTCCGCAGAAGCGCTTCACGCAGCTCATCGAGGAGATCGATCGCACCCCGTGGGGCCCGGCGGAGCAGGCGCTGGTGGCGGATGCCGTCGCACTCGCCGTCGAGCTCGGCGATGAGCGGCTCGAGTACGAGGCGCGGATGCGGCAGACCGCGTCCGCGAACATGAACGGCGCGACCGACGTCATGCTCAACTCCTTCGCGTGGTGCCTCGCCCGGCACGACGCCGACCCGCAGCGGTTCCCCGCCGACCTCGAGTACGGCGGCGCCGATCTGATGTGGCAGTTCAAGTGGATGGCATCGTCTCTGCGTTCGTCTCCCGCCTTCTCGGTCGAGCAGATCGCGGCGGTGCTCGATGACATGGAGACGCACTACCGCGCGGCCGGGCTCGGCATGAGCGGAGTGCTCACGGCACGATTCGAGGACGCGTGGGATGCGGGGCGCATCGACGACGCCGAGGCGCTGCGGGTGCAGCTGGAGGCCACACCCCGCGACGACCACAGCCACTGCGACGCGTGCGGGCGCAGCCAGTTCGCCGGGTTCTTCGCGGAGACCGATCGAGACGCCGAGGCCATCCGGCTCGTCGAGGAGATGCTCGAGGGCGGATTCTCGTGCGGCGAAGAGCCGGAGCACGCCCTGTCGCGCGTGCTCGTGCCCTACCTGCGCGCCGGGCGCCTCGACGAGGCGAAGAGCGCGCATCTGCGCAGCTACCGTCTCGCCAAGGACAACCCCGACAACCTGCGGATCGTGGCCAACAACATCGTGTTCGCCGCCCTCACAGGCAATGAGGCGAGGGCGCTCGCGCAGGTCGAGCGGCACATCGCCTGGCTCGCGCACGACGGGCTCAACGTCGACGCGCACTTCGCCGCGCTGGCCGCATTCGCGTTCGCGCTCGACCGCGTCACCGCGGCTGGCCACGGCGACGCCCCGGTGCGCGGCGCCGACTCTCCCGCACTCACCGCGTTCTTCGGCGAGCACGACGGAACGTGGGGCGCAGCCGAGCTCGCCGCCGCCGCGTGGGCTGCTGCCGAGCGCATCGGCTCGGAGTTCGATCGCCGCGACGGCACCGAGGGCCACGCACGCAGCCTCGCCCGCCTGCGCGCTCTCGCGGACGAGCACTACGACGTGCCGATCAGGTCGGATGCGTTCGCCGCCGCCCCGGACTCGACCACTCCCGGCGATCCGGACGCCTGGTTCGACCGTGTCATGGATCTCGCCCAGTTCGGAGCGGAGCACGAGACGCTGCAGGCTCTGCCGCACGCTCTCGGAGTCGAGGATCCCTCTAAGCTCGCTCAGCTCATGTCGATGCGCCTCGGCATCCTCATCGCCCTCGACCGTGCCGACGAGGCCGCCGACCTGCTGCCCGCGCGGATCGATGCCCTGCGCGCCGCCGGCCTCGACGCACAGGCCGAACTCGAGCAGCGCCTCGGCCTCGCGACCTTCGGGCTGAACACCGCCGATGCCGCGGCGGCACTCGAGGACGAGCTCGCGAATGCGCACTCCCTCCCGGCGTGGTCCCGCGGAGATGTGGCGATCAGCCGGGCATCTCTGCACATGCAGGCCGACGAAGCCGATGCGGCACTCGACATGGCCGAGATCGCTGCCCGAGCGTTCGCCGACGCCGACGATGTGCGTCTCTCGAACACGACGACGCTCGTCGCCATCGCGGCGGTGCTGCAGAAGGGCGACATCGAGGCGGCATCCGCTCTGCTCGATCGCTTCCTGGCCCAGGACGACCTCAGCGTCGGCCACCGCGCCCAGGCGCTGCAGACGCGTGCCAGGGTGCGCGGTGGCAGCGAGGACTACGAGGAGGGCGCCGCGGACGCCGATGAGGCGTCGCGTCTCCTGGCCGGGCTCGGCGCCACGACGGCCCTGGCCACCGCGCACCTGCTCGCCGGGGCGCTCTGGGAGGACGCCGGCGACCCCGAGAAGGCCGTCGCCCGCTACCGCGTCACCTCGCGTCTCGTCGCCCAGGAGGGCGGCGATCAGGCCGGGGCTGACTTCCGCCTCGCTCGGGCGATGCTCGCCGCGGGTGATGCCGAGGTGGCCGCCGAACTCTTCGGTCAGGTTCTCGAGCGCGAGGAGCAGTCCGAGGTACCTGCCGCCTCTCGCGCGATGACGGCATCGCTGCTCGCCCGCGCCCTCGGCTCGGCCGGCGAGTTCGGTCAGGCGGTCGGCGCTTTCGGCTATGCGGCCGATCTCTTCGGCGAGGCGGAAGAGCACGCCGATCAGGCCATGGCGCTGACCGAGCGTGCGAAGATCCTCGCCCGATTCGACGAGCACGACGAGGCGATCGAGTCGCTCGAAACCGCATCCGAGATCGTGCGGAGGGCCCCCGAGGCGATCGGCGCCCTCGCCGACGTGCTGCACAACCTGGGCCAGGCCTACAGCGCGAAGCAGGACGACCGCGCCTTCGCGCTGTTCGACGAGGTCGCAGCACTGGCTCAGGAGCACGAGGCGGGATGGCTGCTGGCCGACGTGACCGACTCGCGAGGTCGGGCGCTCGCTCAGTTCGGCCGCATCGATGAGGCCGTGGCCGCGGCACTGACGGCAGCCGACGGATTCGCCGGGATCGGGGATGCAGGTTCGGCCGGAGGCTCAGAGCTGTTCGCCGCCCGCCTGCTCGCCGGCGACGACCGCGCGGCTGACGCCGTGCCGATCTACCGCAGCGCTCTCGAGCACGCGGTGGACCACGCGCCGCTCCGGCAGGTGTCAGCGCTCGAGCTCGGCAACGTGCTCGAATCGCTCGGTCGCCAGGTCGAGGCGGCCGAGGTACGTGCGCTCATCGAGAGCTAG
- the poxB gene encoding ubiquinone-dependent pyruvate dehydrogenase, whose translation MATVAANIVKTLRANGIDRVYGLPGDSLNGFTDALRKDGGIRWVHVRHEESAAFAAAADAALTGDLAVVAGSCGPGNLHLINGLYDANRSRVPVLAIAAHIPTTEIGTGYFQETHPQELFRECSVYVEYVADPKQMPRLLEIAMRAAIEQRGVAVLVIPGDVALAEIADDRAVVIERSHPVIVPSGDELARAATLLNASKKTTILAGAGVEGAHDEVIALADRLGAPIVHALRGKEFIEYDNPFDVGMTGLLGFASGYRAMEAADTLLVLGSDFPYEQFYPEHAKTIQVDIRGSQLGKRHPLDLGLVGDVRATAEALLPRLAEKSDRDHLDDSTAHYRKTRAKLDDLATPTKAGRPIHPQYLARLLDEQAADDAVFTADVGSPTVWAARYLSMTENRRLIGSFTHGSMANALLHGIGAQVSHPDRQVIALAGDGGLAMMLGELLTLTQNKLPVKTIVVNNSSLNFVELEMKAAGFVNYGTALDNPSFAAIAEAMGIFARRVENSEDLPDAVREVLAHDGPALLDVVTERQELSMPPAIEAAQVKGFALYAIRTVMSGKGDELLDLARANWRQFL comes from the coding sequence ATGGCAACCGTCGCAGCGAACATCGTCAAGACCCTCCGCGCCAACGGGATCGACCGTGTCTACGGCCTTCCGGGGGACTCCCTCAACGGGTTCACCGACGCCCTCCGAAAGGACGGCGGCATCCGATGGGTGCACGTGCGGCATGAGGAGTCGGCGGCCTTCGCGGCGGCGGCGGATGCTGCGCTCACGGGAGACCTCGCGGTCGTCGCCGGCTCGTGCGGGCCGGGCAACCTGCACCTGATCAACGGCCTCTACGACGCCAACCGCTCACGAGTCCCGGTGCTCGCGATCGCGGCGCACATCCCCACGACCGAGATCGGCACGGGGTACTTCCAAGAGACCCACCCGCAGGAGCTCTTCCGCGAGTGCAGCGTCTACGTCGAGTACGTCGCAGACCCGAAGCAGATGCCTCGCCTTCTCGAGATCGCGATGCGCGCCGCGATCGAGCAGCGCGGGGTCGCGGTGCTCGTGATCCCCGGCGACGTCGCCCTGGCGGAGATCGCCGACGACCGAGCCGTGGTGATCGAGCGGTCCCACCCGGTGATCGTGCCGAGCGGCGACGAGCTCGCCCGGGCGGCGACTCTGCTGAATGCCTCGAAGAAGACCACGATCCTCGCCGGAGCGGGTGTCGAGGGTGCCCACGACGAGGTCATCGCCCTGGCTGATCGCCTCGGCGCCCCGATCGTGCACGCGCTCCGAGGCAAGGAGTTCATCGAGTACGACAACCCGTTCGACGTCGGCATGACGGGTCTGCTCGGCTTCGCCTCCGGCTATCGGGCGATGGAGGCGGCCGACACGCTGCTGGTGCTGGGCAGCGACTTCCCCTACGAGCAGTTCTACCCGGAGCACGCGAAGACCATCCAGGTCGACATCCGCGGATCCCAGCTCGGCAAGCGGCATCCGCTCGATCTCGGTCTGGTCGGCGATGTCCGTGCGACCGCCGAGGCGCTGCTGCCGCGCCTCGCCGAGAAGAGCGATCGTGATCACCTCGACGATTCCACCGCGCACTACCGCAAGACCAGGGCGAAGCTCGACGACCTCGCGACGCCCACGAAGGCCGGTCGGCCGATCCACCCGCAGTACCTCGCCCGGCTGCTCGACGAGCAGGCGGCGGATGACGCGGTGTTCACCGCGGATGTGGGTTCGCCGACCGTGTGGGCCGCCCGCTACCTGTCGATGACGGAGAACAGGCGGCTGATCGGCTCTTTCACGCACGGCTCGATGGCCAACGCCCTGCTGCACGGCATCGGCGCGCAGGTCTCGCATCCTGACCGGCAGGTGATCGCCCTCGCCGGTGACGGCGGGCTCGCGATGATGCTGGGCGAGCTGCTCACCCTCACGCAGAACAAGCTTCCGGTGAAGACGATCGTCGTGAACAACTCGTCTCTGAACTTCGTCGAACTCGAGATGAAGGCCGCCGGCTTCGTGAACTACGGCACCGCGCTCGACAACCCGAGCTTCGCGGCGATCGCCGAGGCCATGGGCATCTTCGCCCGCCGCGTCGAGAACAGCGAGGATCTGCCGGATGCCGTCCGCGAGGTGCTCGCACATGACGGCCCCGCGCTGCTCGATGTCGTCACCGAACGGCAGGAGCTGTCGATGCCGCCGGCGATCGAGGCAGCGCAGGTCAAGGGCTTCGCGCTGTATGCGATCCGCACGGTCATGTCGGGCAAGGGTGACGAACTGCTCGACCTCGCACGCGCGAACTGGCGTCAGTTCCTCTGA